The genomic DNA GAAGAAAAATAAAGCTGAAATCCAATATGCCGGTAAAAGTGGAAACAGGGGATATTATATATCTTGCTACAACAAAGGTATTGTTAAAATAATAAGAAGAATATAAATTAACGGAGGTATGAAAAATGAATTTACAAAGATGTAATAACGGGCACTTATATGATTCGGGAAGACACAGCAGATGTCCGTACTGTGAATCAGAGGGTCTTACTGATGAAATAAAGGATGAAAAAATAAATCTGGTAGATGAGATGGATGATGATGATAAAACCGTGGCATATTGGTCAAAGGACAGTAAAGTAGATCCTGTAGTCGGCTGGCTTACTTGTATAGAAGGGCCTGATAAAGGAAAGGACTACAGAATAGTAAGCGAAAGAAACTTTATAGGCAGAGGCGATGATATGGATATCTGTATAAACGGAGATTCTGCGATTTCAAGAAATAACCACTGTTCTATAAGCTACAATCCCAAAGAAAGAAAATTTGTAATGACACCCGGTTCGGGAAACGGTCTGGTTTATATAAATAATGCCCCGTTATATGAAACAAAACAAATATTTTCACATAATTTTATTGAAATAGGAGAAAGTAAATTCGTATTTGTAGAATTATGCGGACAGCATTTTGACTGGAATAAAGAAAAAACCAAAGATATAGAAACAAATAAAGACAGATAGAAAGTCATATTATGAAATATATATTAGTTGTTTTGATTATTTTGGTAATTTTTATAATTATTATGCTGAAAAAACAGCCGGGTTACAAAGACAGGGGGAATTTGGCGATAACAGCTTACATGGAGAACTATACAGGAAGAAGAAAAATACAGGAGGACTGTATGGAGCTGGTAAGTTTTTCCAAATATGAAATTCTCGGGATAATTGCTGACGGAATGGGCGGCTTTCATAACGGGAAGCTTGCAAGTCAGTTTTCAGTAGACAGGTTTGTGGATCTGTATTCGGCAGGGGACTTATCTGTAATAGAAATCCTAAAAAAGATAAATAAGGAGATATTGAGTTATTCATATAATATAGGAATAGAGAATAAAGTAGGAACTACTTTTCTGGCAGGTGAAATTTTATATAACAGATTAAAGTTTTTCTCTGTAGGAGACAGTTCCTTATTTTTATTCAGAAAAAATAAGCTGGAAAGACTGAACAGGCATCAGGAGAAAAAAGGCTATCTTACGAATTATCTCGGGTACAGCAGTTTTTCAAATGCAGAAAACGGGGAAATACTTCTTGAGAAAAATGATATTGTTTTAATGTGCAGTGACGGACTGGATAAATTCTTGTCTTTTGATGAAATAGAAGACATAATGAAGCATTCTAAAAATAAAAGCAGCAAAAGAATAGTAAGAAAGCTTATGGACGCCCTAATAGAAAAAAAATCGGGAAAACAGGATAATGTGAGTATCATTGTTATAAAATAGGAGAGTGGTGTGGGAGAATATGCGAAAAGAGGAAGCAAAATTTGAAACAAGGTTTATAAGTAATCTGGGAACTCAGGAAAAAAATAACGATTATTTCGGATATGTTCAGCTGGATAACTATGCTATATGGGCAGTGGCGGACGGCTTTGATGAGGAGGAAGGTGCAGACGTTGCTGCCAGAATAGCAGTGGAAGCTGCAGTGGAATATTTTATGCTTACACCGGGATTTAATACAAAGATTCTGAAAGAAATAACAGAATATGCACATTCCAAGGTAGTGGAAAAGCAGGAGGAAAACGAAAGGTTTTCTCTGATGCATACTTCACTTCTTATAGTAATAAGCAATTATCATTCTATATTATGGGCAAATGTAGGGAATACAAGGCTGTATCATCTGAGAGACGGTTTTATATTTTTTCAGACGAAGGATGACTCCATATCGCAGCTTCTTGTTAATGATGAAGCTCTTGATATCAGGGATATAAAGCAGCACAGACAGAGAAATGATCTGACACAGGCTGTGGGTGATTATATAAAAGTAAAACCGAATATTTCAAAAAATCCTGTAATACTTCAGGAAGGTGATATTCTCCTTATGACAACAATGGGCGCCTGGGAAAATCTGGATGAAAGCGAAATTGAAACAGAGCTTTCCAAAATAGATAACAGACAGCAGTGGCTGAAAAGTCTGGAAAATAAAATTATGGCTACCTCAAGAAAAGAAGTGGAAAATTATACACTGGTTTCCGTGGTGGCTGAACAGCTTGCAAGTCCTGAAAAAATAAAGAAAAATAAAAAGCCGTTAATAATAAAAATTATAATAATATCAGCAGTATTATTGATAATTTTATTATCAATGAGTCTTTGGAGTATGAAAAAGAGAAGCAATATAGAGAAAACAGCACTTGGTTATCAGAAGCAGGCAGAAGAATCAATAGTAAAGAAGGATTTTAATAACTCCCTTGATGAACTAAATCTTGCTATAGGGGAATATGACAAGCTTCATATAAAAAGCCGGGGAATAATAGGATTTTTCAAGGGGGCAAAAGGGAAAAACAGAGACACGGACGGGAAAATAAATGAAATAAAGCTGAGAATAGAGCAGACAGAGAAGCTTCAAAAAGCCTTTCAGGATATAAACGACGGAAATCAGCTGTATAATTCCGGGGATTATGAACAGGCTTCAAGAAAATATCAGTCGGCTAAATTTACACTTGAACAGAATACATATAAGAGAGATGAACTAAATACCGATGATATACTTACAATACTTAATTCCAGAATAGACGCCACGCCAAAGCTTATGGAGGCAAAATCACTGGAAAAAAACGGTGACGAAGCAATGGCAAGATCAGATTTTGCCACTGCCAAGTCAAAATATGATGATGCAATAAATATTTATCTGACTAACGGAAAAGCTGATTATGTAATAAATCTTGAGAGAAAAATGGAGGGGATTTCCGAACAGCAGCAAACAGCGTATAACGGGGCACTGCTGACTGAAAACAGGGCTGATATGCTTTCGGCATCCAATCCGGACTCATCAAGAGAGACTTATTATGAAGCAAGAAGAATGTATCAGCTGCTTGGAGATAAGGTAAAAACAGGTGAAGTAGACAACAAAATTCAGGAAATAAATGCCAGACAGCTTGCAGATCTGCAGACTGCAAATAATCTTATACAGGAAGGTCTCAGTCTTTTGAACAGCGGTAATCCTGTCATGGCAATTGCTAATTTTAATAAAGCGAAGCTGATATATAATAAACTAGGGGATTCTGGAAATAGCAGAAGTACCGACGAGTATATTAAGCAGGCTCATACCTTTGTAAAAATAGAGGACCATACTAAGCAGCTCGAACAGCAGAGCAAAGAGGAGCTGGCAGTAAAGCAGCAGGAAATAGATAAAAAAAATGCGGCAATAGCTGAGGAAATGAGAAAGGCAGAGGAGAGAAACCAAAAAATCATACTGGCGGGAGATTTGAAAAATAAAGGAGATGAATTGGCATTTGCTGAAAGGTACATAGAAAGTATAGATAAATATGAGGAAGCAAAAAAGCTTTATACTGAACTTGATTTGAAAGGCGAGACAGAATACCTTGAATACAAAATAAAAAGAAATGAAGGTTATTTATATGAGCTTCAGGGAGATCAGGCATATAAAGCCAAAAAATGGATAGATGCCGAACAAAAATATAAAATGTCTGCAGACAGTTTTGACAAAGCGGGAGATATAAGCGAAGAAGTAAAATCAAGAGTGGAAAAAAAGCTTGCTAAAGCGACAAGAAAGGTTAATAAGAGATGGTGGCAGTTCTGGAAATAGAGAATTAAAACAGGTTTTGGAGGAAAAATGACGGATCATTTGTTAAAAGGAACGGTTTTGAAAGGAAAATATACAGTAGAAAGCTTAATGGAAAATAGTGATTTCTCAAATATATATACAGGAAAAGCCGGCAATAAGGATATCATTATTAAAGAATGTTTTCCAAAATCACTTGTAATCCGCGGAAGTGACAATGAAGTTTTTACTATAAAGCATAAAGAAAATTTTGATCTCATAAAAAAAAGTTTTATTACTGAAGCACGTATACTTGAAAATATTAAGCATGCAAATATAGTAAAAATATATGATAAATTCAGATGTAACAATACATATTATATTGTTATGGAGATATGCAGGGGAAGTACGCTGAAACATTTTATACTTAATAACGAATTAACAGAGGAAGAAATAAAAAGTCTGTTTTTGAAGATATTGAAGGCTGTAAAATACATACATAAACAAGGATATATTCACAGAGACATAAAACCGTCAAATATAGTGATAAAAGGGAAAACATTAAAAATATTGGATTTTGGTTCGGCAATAGATAAAAGATCAAAGAATGCCGAATATGTAAGAGTAACATCAGGCTATTCACCTATGGAAATGTATTCATTGAAAAGCATAAATGATGAGAGTACAGATATTTACAGTCTGTGTGCTTTGTTATACTTTATGCTTTACAAACAAAAGCCTATGGATGTACTTAAGAGATTCTATTACAGCGAGTTAATATTCAAAGATAATACAGATCCGGTATTGAGGCAAACCATAGAAAAGGGGTTAATGATAGAGAGCAGGGACAGATACCAGAGTATTGCCGAAATTGAAAAAATATTGAAAAACTGAGGACAGGTATATGAATTTTTTAAAAAATTTGAAGGATAAAATAAAAGTAATATTCCGCGGTAAGGAAAAAGAACAGGAAACGGAAGTAAAAGAGGAAGAGCAGATTACAGAGCTGATACAGGCGGAAGTTCCGGAAGAGGAAGCTGATAAAGAACAGGAGGTAATCCAAGAAAATACAGAGCTTGCTGATAATATCAAGAAAGTGATAAAAAAATTTCCACTGAAAAGCAAGGTAGTATTACTGGGAGATGCCATAGAAAAGCTTGACAATATAGAACTTCTGACTTTGGTATATTATGTGGATACTTATTCACTGATAATATCCGAAAATAAAGAATATGTATGGATAAATCTTAAAAATACAGAGTATGATGTCGCACTAAAGCTGTTTACAGTATTGGGAAAAGAGGAGTATTCGCTGGTATATGAGGATGAATATCTGATAGGAAGAGACAGCAGTGTGGAGGTTTCGGCAGGGGACTATATGAAAATAGTTAATTATAAAATATCTGCTGTTAAATATATAAAAATTAAGATCGCTAAATTTTTGTGTCTTTATTACTCGGAGATACTGAAATACAGGAAATATTATGCAGACAGTGAGAATGACATGATAATTTCAAATATTGGTGAGTATATTAATAAATTTCTTGCTGAAAGAAAAAGAAATTTTGAATACAGCGAGCTTCAGAAATATTTTGAAAAAGAGCTTAATAAAAAAATAATCAGCAGAGTCAGCCATGATGAAAACGGAATTTTTTATTTTGAATATGGTGAAGAAAGGTATATAAAAAATAAATATATTTTCAGCGAAAATGAAGACGGAAGAAACCGCGGTTATTTTAAGACAGAGTTTAAAAAATTTGCAGCACTGAGGGAATTAGATGAACAGGAGCTGTCAGAGTTAAGTAATATAGAGGTATATGAAAATCTTGCGGGAAGTAAAAAACTCATTTTTTATAATGAAAATAAAAAATCTTATATACAGAATGTATATAAAATAAACAAAAACGATATTATGACGGTATAGAGCCGGAAATACCTGAAAACAGGGAGGAAAAATGAAAAAGTTATATGAGGAAGAAGAACTTAGAACCAAATCATATTATGAATTATACGAAATAGCAATGGCAGAAAAATTAATAGAAGCATATATGGAGAATCCCACAAGGGAGCAGCTGATAAATATAATTTTGAAATACAGAGGACTAAAGGCTTCTAATGATATAAACATATATAATGAAAACGGACTTCATTATGTTCAGATGCTTTTTGATACAAGGCTTGCAGGAAAGCTGCATCATGAATACAGAATAAAAATTCCGCATAAAATAATAATATATAAAGGCTTTGACCTGACAAGGGAAGATAATTACAAGATAATAATCCCGGAATATATAAACAGCGGGAATGTATTTTTGGTAAATGCCAATAATTATCTGTGCGGAATACTGAGTCTGGAAAAGGATGTGGATTCAAGAGATGCATATTATCTTACGAGCAAACAGGAATTTATGAGACTGGATGATTTGCAGAATAATAAATTTTCACTTTTGTTTTTTAAAGAAGCTGATGCAGTTTTTCCTTATAATTTCTACAATATGCAGGACGGAAAAGAGAATGAACTGTATCCTTTTAAGCTGGATTACTATAAGGTAGATATAGAAAGCTTCGAATACAGAACGCCGGAAGAAACAACAGCAACTTTATGCATAGATTTCGGGACTACTAATACAGTGGCCGGGGCTTACATAGACCAGAATTACGTGAGAGATCTTCCGACTAATGATATCTTAAACGGAAATATAAAATTAAATGAGATAAATTATGTGAAATTTCCTGACGGTGAAAGAGGGTTCAGTATCATTTATCCTACACTGGCATATGTGGAGGACTGCAGAAATCCTAAGAATATAAAATTTCTTTTTGGACATGATGTCACAAAGAAGCTTGAAGCCAATGACTACATCGTAAACGGGACATTATTCTACGGACTGAAAAAATGGGTACATGATAAAGAGGAGAAGGAAAAGGTAGTGGATGAATTCGGAAATATAAGGTATATCCCGAGAAAAGATATTATCAGGGCATATTTGAAGTATGTAGTGGAAAGAGCGGAATATCTTTTTAAATGTAAATTTAAAAGAATACATGCTTCCAGTCCTGTAAGGCTTAAGGAGCAGTTTCTTAATATGTTTCAGGAGATTTTTACTATTGAGGTGGATGAAGCAGTAAATGAGAAAAAAGTAATATCTGTAATAAAATCGGGTGATGACAAGAATAGTGCCGAACTTGAGAAGAAGTTTGATAATGAAACAGGAGAAGCAGGAAAGAAAGAGGTAATATCAGAAATAGAAGAGGTAGAAATAGAAACAGTAACAGGCAAAAAGGTAATACAGGAATATGAAATAATACGTGACAAATCAATGGATGAAGCAATTGCAGTGCTTTATAATACAATAGAATCACAAATGCGATCAAAGGATATACGGGAAAATCAGGAATATAAAGCGCTGATAATAGACTGCGGCGGAGGAACCACTGATCTCGCAGCCTGCAGATTTACTGTAGGAAATACACAGAATGTGGCGTTTCACCTGGATATAAGAACAAGCTTTGAAAACGGGGATGAAAATTTCGGGGGAAATAATCTTACGTATAGAATAATGCAGTATCTTAAAATAATTCTCGCGGGTAATTATACTGAGAGAAATATAGATATGAATTATCTGCTGCCGTTTGAGACTGATATCATTTACAGAATGGTCGATGATTTGGGAGTTAACGGTGTATTTAAGACACTGCAGGAAGAATACGACAAAGCAGAAAAAATTATACCGACAAAATTTTCAAAATTTGAGAATAAATTAAGTGATGAATATAGAAAGATAAAAAATAATTTTTATCTTTTATGGGAAGCAGCAGAAAATTTGAAGAAAGAATTTTTTAAAAGGGACGATACTTTGAGAACAAGATTTGATAATTTTAGAAATTTTGAGAAAAGCAATGATTTTCATATCACTGTCTTAAAATCATGGAACCTTCATATTTTGGAAAACGGTCTGTTTAGAAAAGAAACTGTTTATCCTGCAAATATATTTACAATAAAGGAAATGGAGAAGCTGGTAAAGATAGATATTTACGGAATGCTTAAAAAATTTCTTAATACATATTATGAAGAAGGGCTTCTGTATAATTATGCATTAATTAAGCTTAGCGGACAGTCTGCAAGAATAGGTGTATTTCAGGAGGTTTTAAAGGAATTTGTTCCCGGAAGGCAGATAGAATTCAAAACAAGGGGCAGCGATGACGAAGGATATGATCTGAAGCTCAGCTGTCTTGACGGAGTGATAAAATACCTCGATTATAGAAGATTCGGACATATGAATGTAGAGATAATCAATGAAATACCTCTTGTTCCGTATTCGGTCTGGGGCGAAACATATAAGGGAGAGCCTGTGGAGATAATAAGGACTTCGCGTCGTGCCAATGAAAATCTGGGGTATATAGATAAGGTTTCTTCTGTGATAGAATTGAAGCTCTATCTGAAAAATGTAGAAGATCAGATGAAAAAAGAATTTGTTTATAAGAATGATATTGATTTTGTGGATAAAGATGTACAGCCTATTATACATGAGCTTCGTGAAAAAATCAGCCAGAATGAAACGGATAATGTACCAAACGGAATAACGAGATTTCTGGTGTATACTGATGAAAACTGCTGGGGATTTTATGTCTGTCCCATAAGAAGAAGGGATGATCAGATATATATGGGAAAACCGGAATATTATCCATTTGAAAATGATCTGAATGAAATTAGTTTTTTTGACGGGGAGCATTAAAAAAATATAGGAATCTGTAAAAATAAAATATACTTTAGAAGGAAAAATTATATTGATTATAGAAAGTATTGAATTGATATCAGAAGGAAAGGAATGGAAAATAAATTACTTTAGGAGGGATGAATTCTGGAAAAAGATCTGAAATTTAATAGTTTGACAAATATTAAAAATGATAGAACTGAAAATATATCCGGTTCAAATAATGTCAAAAATATAAAGGATAAAGTTTTATATGCTGCCAAACAGGCAAAAATAAGAATAAATAATAAGGTATGTGACATTAAAGATTTAGATTTCAGCATAAATAAGGAAACATGGAAACATGATTATCTGGAAATGGAATTTACTATACAAAATCAAGAGGTAGGAAAGTATCATTCTTATATCTTTAGTCTGGATAATCAATTAGAGATAGAGCTTAACAGGATAACAGAGTCTGGTAATGAAGACTGGAAAAATATATTTTACGGACCTATAGAAAATATTGATATTGAATTGTCAGCTGGAGAAAGAGCAAAGTGTAAAATAAAAACTTATTCTGAAAGTGTAAAGATGGATAAAATAAAAAAATACAGGTCGTTTTTAGATCCAGAAATTACATATAAGAAAATAGCAGAGATAATCATGGAAACTTATGAACTAAAATATAAATTAGCTCCGGAATTAGAACAATCAATAAAACATGTATATATACAAAACGGAGAAACAGACTGGCAGTTCCTAAAAAGAATATTATCAGATGTAAATATACCTTTATTTAGTCATTTAAGCGAAATTTTATTTGGTAAAATAAACAGTGAAGAATACCTTATAGATTTAAGCAGTTCTATTTATGGAAGAGGAAGAGAACTGGGTAATATTTTATTTAAAGTAAATGGAACAGATCCTTACAACATTGGGGAAAAAGTCAGTGTGCAATTTGAAGAGGACGGACGTAATATGGTAGGGACAAAGCTTGTTTCAAAATCGTATTTGTTTATAGAAGATAATTATATAAAGTGTAAGTGTGATTTAGTAGATACAGGCGGTTTCCATAAATATGAGAAGTATGAAAATAACACTTTCATAGGAAAGAGTATAGAGGGGAATGTAATAGAGGTAGTAAATTCTGATGGTATAGCAAAACTCACATTGGATTTAACACAAGGCTTGAAAAAATGTATAAAAGATGACAGTGAAGAAGCATATATTGATGTATATGCAGGAAAATGGCAAATACCGTATGTGACACCTTATAGTTCCAGTAATACAGGTTTATTTTGTACGCCAGAGAAGGGGGATAATGTGAAGTTGTTTTTTGGAAGTAATAATGAAGAGGATATTTATATTCAGGGTGCAGTGAACAATCCTGGGAATGGCCGTTTTTCAGATTATGAAAACAGAAATTTTCATGTAAATAATTCAGATTTTAATATGATAGTAGCTAAAGATAATTTTTCCGTGAATGCAGCATCTTCTATTGTATATTCATCTGAAAATATAACAGAATCTGCAAAAATTATTTCAAATAATTCGGAGAATCATGTGGAAACTGTGAGAAATGATAAAACAGTAATAGCTAAAAATATTAATCATACAGCTGCAAAGAATACTACTATAAAATCAAATGCCAATACTTCTATAACTGCTAATGGAGTATCAACAGTGAGTGGCGGGCAGAAAGTAAATATAAACGGTTAATGGTTTTGTCGGTTAGACAAAGAGGGGGGGGCTGTAGAAAATTATAGTAATGCTTTGAATTATGAATAGATGATATTCTATAACTTCTTGAAAGGTGGAAAGGATGAAAAAAATATATAGGTTACTGTTGCTATTTGTATTGATACTGTTCATATTATCGTGCAGCGGTCAAAACGATGAGGAAATCAAAAAAGTGATAGAAAGAATAGAAAATGTATCAGGTAAGACTGATGAACAAAAATACACGGACTTATATGTAACAGGGGTATTATGGGAGAATAAAGATGTAAGGACAGCAGAAAAGTATTATCTGGAAGCGGCGAAGTATAAAAAATCATCATATGCAGATATAGGGAGAATGTATTACAGGAAGGTAAATAAAAAAAAGGGTATAGAGAAATATAAAGAAGGGTGGAAAAATGGGGATTCGGAATCGGCGAACGAATTAGGAATAATTTATGACAGATATGAAAAGAAGCCGGAAGAGGCGGAAAAGTGGTGGAAGCTGGCAGGAGAACAGGGAAATGCTAGTGCTCAATTTAGTTTGGGGCTTATGTATGAAGAAAAAGGAGAAATATCAAATTCTATTAAATGGTATAAAAAATCAGCAGAACAAGATAATATAAAAGCACAATATAATTTAGCACTATTATTTAAAGAGAAAAATATGTTAAAAGAAGCAGAATATTGGTATGGAAAAGCTGCAGAATCAGGAGATACAGATTCACAAAATGGATTGGGAATAATTTATGAGAAAAGACAAAATTATATTGAGGCAGAAAAATGGTATAAAAAATCATCTGAAGGTGGAAATAAAAATGGAAAATACAATTTGGCATATTTATATGAAACTATTTTTAAAGATTTTGAGAAAGCTAAAATACTATATTTGGAATTAGATGATAAAAACTCTATGGAAAGAATAGAAAATATGGAAAGGGTAAAATGAAATGTTGATTGAAAATATAAATAATAGATATAAAATAATGTTCTCTCCAGACGCAGACATTCAATATTATAGTAGTATAAAGCCAAAAGAAAAAGAAAAATATACAAAAATAGAACTCCCAACTGACGAATCCTATACCTTAGTATGTGACGGAGCAGGAATAACATGTAGTAATCATATTACAATAGCTAGTTCTCCGACAAACTATTATTCTCCTAATTCTCCAATGACAGAAATGCCTTTGACGTATACAGGTTTTATATTACAGGTATTAAAACCGCAGGCAAGATTTATGGGCTTAGAACCAATGGCATCAGAATTAGATCATTATCCTGAGAATTTTATACTG from Sebaldella termitidis ATCC 33386 includes the following:
- a CDS encoding PP2C family protein-serine/threonine phosphatase, with product MKYILVVLIILVIFIIIMLKKQPGYKDRGNLAITAYMENYTGRRKIQEDCMELVSFSKYEILGIIADGMGGFHNGKLASQFSVDRFVDLYSAGDLSVIEILKKINKEILSYSYNIGIENKVGTTFLAGEILYNRLKFFSVGDSSLFLFRKNKLERLNRHQEKKGYLTNYLGYSSFSNAENGEILLEKNDIVLMCSDGLDKFLSFDEIEDIMKHSKNKSSKRIVRKLMDALIEKKSGKQDNVSIIVIK
- a CDS encoding PP2C family protein-serine/threonine phosphatase encodes the protein MWENMRKEEAKFETRFISNLGTQEKNNDYFGYVQLDNYAIWAVADGFDEEEGADVAARIAVEAAVEYFMLTPGFNTKILKEITEYAHSKVVEKQEENERFSLMHTSLLIVISNYHSILWANVGNTRLYHLRDGFIFFQTKDDSISQLLVNDEALDIRDIKQHRQRNDLTQAVGDYIKVKPNISKNPVILQEGDILLMTTMGAWENLDESEIETELSKIDNRQQWLKSLENKIMATSRKEVENYTLVSVVAEQLASPEKIKKNKKPLIIKIIIISAVLLIILLSMSLWSMKKRSNIEKTALGYQKQAEESIVKKDFNNSLDELNLAIGEYDKLHIKSRGIIGFFKGAKGKNRDTDGKINEIKLRIEQTEKLQKAFQDINDGNQLYNSGDYEQASRKYQSAKFTLEQNTYKRDELNTDDILTILNSRIDATPKLMEAKSLEKNGDEAMARSDFATAKSKYDDAINIYLTNGKADYVINLERKMEGISEQQQTAYNGALLTENRADMLSASNPDSSRETYYEARRMYQLLGDKVKTGEVDNKIQEINARQLADLQTANNLIQEGLSLLNSGNPVMAIANFNKAKLIYNKLGDSGNSRSTDEYIKQAHTFVKIEDHTKQLEQQSKEELAVKQQEIDKKNAAIAEEMRKAEERNQKIILAGDLKNKGDELAFAERYIESIDKYEEAKKLYTELDLKGETEYLEYKIKRNEGYLYELQGDQAYKAKKWIDAEQKYKMSADSFDKAGDISEEVKSRVEKKLAKATRKVNKRWWQFWK
- a CDS encoding molecular chaperone, whose product is MKKLYEEEELRTKSYYELYEIAMAEKLIEAYMENPTREQLINIILKYRGLKASNDINIYNENGLHYVQMLFDTRLAGKLHHEYRIKIPHKIIIYKGFDLTREDNYKIIIPEYINSGNVFLVNANNYLCGILSLEKDVDSRDAYYLTSKQEFMRLDDLQNNKFSLLFFKEADAVFPYNFYNMQDGKENELYPFKLDYYKVDIESFEYRTPEETTATLCIDFGTTNTVAGAYIDQNYVRDLPTNDILNGNIKLNEINYVKFPDGERGFSIIYPTLAYVEDCRNPKNIKFLFGHDVTKKLEANDYIVNGTLFYGLKKWVHDKEEKEKVVDEFGNIRYIPRKDIIRAYLKYVVERAEYLFKCKFKRIHASSPVRLKEQFLNMFQEIFTIEVDEAVNEKKVISVIKSGDDKNSAELEKKFDNETGEAGKKEVISEIEEVEIETVTGKKVIQEYEIIRDKSMDEAIAVLYNTIESQMRSKDIRENQEYKALIIDCGGGTTDLAACRFTVGNTQNVAFHLDIRTSFENGDENFGGNNLTYRIMQYLKIILAGNYTERNIDMNYLLPFETDIIYRMVDDLGVNGVFKTLQEEYDKAEKIIPTKFSKFENKLSDEYRKIKNNFYLLWEAAENLKKEFFKRDDTLRTRFDNFRNFEKSNDFHITVLKSWNLHILENGLFRKETVYPANIFTIKEMEKLVKIDIYGMLKKFLNTYYEEGLLYNYALIKLSGQSARIGVFQEVLKEFVPGRQIEFKTRGSDDEGYDLKLSCLDGVIKYLDYRRFGHMNVEIINEIPLVPYSVWGETYKGEPVEIIRTSRRANENLGYIDKVSSVIELKLYLKNVEDQMKKEFVYKNDIDFVDKDVQPIIHELREKISQNETDNVPNGITRFLVYTDENCWGFYVCPIRRRDDQIYMGKPEYYPFENDLNEISFFDGEH
- a CDS encoding FHA domain-containing protein — translated: MNLQRCNNGHLYDSGRHSRCPYCESEGLTDEIKDEKINLVDEMDDDDKTVAYWSKDSKVDPVVGWLTCIEGPDKGKDYRIVSERNFIGRGDDMDICINGDSAISRNNHCSISYNPKERKFVMTPGSGNGLVYINNAPLYETKQIFSHNFIEIGESKFVFVELCGQHFDWNKEKTKDIETNKDR
- a CDS encoding tetratricopeptide repeat protein, which encodes MKKIYRLLLLFVLILFILSCSGQNDEEIKKVIERIENVSGKTDEQKYTDLYVTGVLWENKDVRTAEKYYLEAAKYKKSSYADIGRMYYRKVNKKKGIEKYKEGWKNGDSESANELGIIYDRYEKKPEEAEKWWKLAGEQGNASAQFSLGLMYEEKGEISNSIKWYKKSAEQDNIKAQYNLALLFKEKNMLKEAEYWYGKAAESGDTDSQNGLGIIYEKRQNYIEAEKWYKKSSEGGNKNGKYNLAYLYETIFKDFEKAKILYLELDDKNSMERIENMERVK
- a CDS encoding serine/threonine protein kinase, yielding MTDHLLKGTVLKGKYTVESLMENSDFSNIYTGKAGNKDIIIKECFPKSLVIRGSDNEVFTIKHKENFDLIKKSFITEARILENIKHANIVKIYDKFRCNNTYYIVMEICRGSTLKHFILNNELTEEEIKSLFLKILKAVKYIHKQGYIHRDIKPSNIVIKGKTLKILDFGSAIDKRSKNAEYVRVTSGYSPMEMYSLKSINDESTDIYSLCALLYFMLYKQKPMDVLKRFYYSELIFKDNTDPVLRQTIEKGLMIESRDRYQSIAEIEKILKN